A region of the Silene latifolia isolate original U9 population chromosome 9, ASM4854445v1, whole genome shotgun sequence genome:
TCAATCACTTCTTTTAAATGGTATTATGTATCCACAAGTCATAAATCTTTGTATTGATCCAATAATTTTTCTTTTTAGCCACCATATTCGATGAGAAGCTCGTAATCCCTCACCCATCTCTAAATTCTACGCTAACATTAGGTGAATGAGCTTTAACCttaatttttgtcttttgtctcttttaattataatttttattattaataCATTGTATTTGTAATGGTTATTGCATTTTTCAAAGGTTATGTAATTGAAATTTTAGGAGACAATGGTATTTAAGTATGACAATCTAAAGAACATATCAATTACGTGGGTTTTGCGATGGGTGGCAAATACTCGAAGTACTTCATATTTTGAAGTATATGGCTAAAGGTGAAAATTTTTGGAGAGATGACATAcaattttgtataatattgttttaatatataaagTATTATGCCGTAATGATGTAATTGTTGTTCGAGTTTCTCCTTTGGAATTCTTAGTTTCGCAATTTATTATTTTACCCATTATTTTATTAGCTACAATATTATGGGTGGTGTGAAATGTTAGTTTTGTCATAATAATTCTAATCGTGTGTGTTATGTTATTTCCTGAATTGTTGATACAATTTTAATATCTAATAATTAGCGAGGGTTCTCATTGACAATATTATAGTTTTGCGTATCAATTAAACTGTTGTACAAAAAATTAACTGACTTTATACAACCCTAAGAAGTTTTAACTTAAAACATGAAAATCGTAAGTTAAATCGTAAGTTGAGTTGATCGTAGTatgttatgatattaaatcaCTAAAAATATTACGGTAGAAACAAaacatcccgtgaatttcacgggccacAAAACTAGTTTTAATATTATAAAGGAAAAAAGGTATTTATAACAAATTAACAAGGGAATTATGATTCATTTGACATTATCACAGGATTGTGGGAGGGGGTCAATGATGGGGTTGGGGTAGTTAGTGAAGGGGATCGTGAATTAAACCCGAAGATAAAGAACCACAATGAACCAAATCAAAGAACAGATGAGAGGAGAAGGTAGAAAAGAGAAGGTAGATAGTATCCCTGATCATCAATATATCCAAAAACTTAATGGAAGCTAGGATTTGGTCAGCAAGAGTCTGAGTAGAAAAAACAAATCTCAAAAGGATATTAATATATTATGTATGCAGATTTAAAAGCGTTGATACAATGGGAAAGTGTGTCGAAATTCATGAGTACCAGGTGAATTATTCATATTTTTTCCGCAACATAAATTCACTCAATGTTTTCTATCGTTAAAAGTGTGTCGAAATTCATAAGAGTACCAAAACTGGTTTTCAATAAGTAGGTTGAATACCACTCTATTTTTCCGTAACATAACTCAGCTTACAAATGAACTAATAATAACTACACTAATCATCAATGTTGTACAGAATATAAATATAGCATATAGTAATTGATGTTAATAGGATATTGAAGGGTGTGGAATTCTTATCCATGAATCCCATCCCGCCTCAACAGATGAGATGCTCCATATGTAGGCATGTAATTATGTACTTGAGTTAGCTCCTCCACTTATCTGACGTtttgataatgaataatgaatatattCCACAACTTAGCTTAAATTTTACACATTAGAATCTTACCAGACTCTCTTACTATATAAATACCCTACTTCTCCCCAAGTTTCCTTCAtcaaacaaaaaaccaaacagAACACTCCTAGCTTTATTAGTTTCCTCAGCATCCACCCCCACCCCCCCGGCTTTGCTAACATGCAAGCTTACTCTCAACGTTACTACAATGACCAATCATCCCAACAAGAGCAACAATATTACCGATCTTCCACAGTAGCATCCCCGCCTCAATATGGGATGCAACAATCTCAATATGGCGCCCAACAGTCTCAATATGGCGGCGTGCAACAACCACAGTATGGCGGTGTGCAACAATCCCAGTATGGCGGTGTGCAACAATCACAATATGGGATGCAAAAGAGCTCCTCCTACCAGTCGTCTCAGTCGCAGCAGGGGGCAAGCATGAGTGTCTTTGGACAGGATCCCTTTTGTGAGATCATGCCCTCTCACTTCCCACCCGGGACTGACCCTAAGATTGTCGCCTGCTTCAACAGGATTGATAGGGATGGTAATGGAGTTGTTGACGATATGGAGCTTCAGTCTGTCTTGTCCTCCTGCAACTATAGTTTTAACATGAGGACTGTTCACCTCCTCATGTTTGAGTTCACTCATAGCAACCGCAGGGCCCTTGGTACGGAGTATTTCTTTTCCCTACACAAATCTACTGTCTACATGTGAGTTTGGATGAAACGGTTGTAAATGACCTACCTTATTCTCAATCTGTAAACAGGCCCCAAGGAGTTTGTACCATTGATGAAGTGTCTTCAGAGCTGGAGGGTAAGCAGATTACTATATCAACATATGGATTATCGCGTTCATCCTTTTAATTTAGTATGGATGATTGATAAATATGTGTGTTATTGAAAAATGGTAAAAATGCAGACA
Encoded here:
- the LOC141600466 gene encoding calcium-binding protein CBP-like; translation: MQAYSQRYYNDQSSQQEQQYYRSSTVASPPQYGMQQSQYGAQQSQYGGVQQPQYGGVQQSQYGGVQQSQYGMQKSSSYQSSQSQQGASMSVFGQDPFCEIMPSHFPPGTDPKIVACFNRIDRDGNGVVDDMELQSVLSSCNYSFNMRTVHLLMFEFTHSNRRALGPKEFVPLMKCLQSWRTMFQRFDRDRNGSIDSSELGQALSSLGFAVSPVIVNLLISKFNKTGSVGRCSLQYDSFIECCLTVRGLTETFNAKADGCGRATFGYEEFLLNILPFIIA